Proteins encoded together in one Flavobacterium keumense window:
- a CDS encoding TolC family protein, translated as MIKLKITQYAILLGLCLAVISCKAPDIKSVNSTAALPEAFASSKDTATLATVQWHNFFKDKNLVDLIEVALQNNQELAITLQEIEIAKNDIRVRKGALLPTVGIGAGAGVEKVGRYTSQGAGDASTEITPGQEFPEALQDYKLAAYAHWEVDIWKKLRNSKKAAISRYLATVEGKNFVITNLIAEIASSYYELLAYDNQLEIVKQSIAIQKNALEIVKIQKEAARATELAVQKFEAEVLTSSSMEFDILQKIKETENKINFLLARYPQEIKRDKTSLVSALPSQLKAGIPSQLLANRPDIKQAELELEAAKLDVKVARAEFYPSLDISASVGWNAFKSSYLFKTPESLLYSLVGDVAAPLINRNAIKAEFKSANSRQLQALYNYEKTILNAYLEVVNQLSKVDNLQKSFSLKTQRVGALDRSISVSNDLFKSARADYFEVLMTQRDALEAKLELVDTQKELINASVYVYRDLGGGWK; from the coding sequence ATGATTAAATTAAAAATAACTCAATATGCTATTCTGCTAGGCTTATGTCTGGCGGTAATTAGCTGTAAAGCACCCGATATTAAGTCGGTAAATTCAACTGCTGCACTTCCAGAAGCGTTTGCTTCTTCAAAAGATACAGCAACGTTAGCTACTGTACAATGGCACAATTTTTTTAAGGATAAAAACCTAGTGGATTTAATTGAGGTTGCTTTACAAAACAACCAAGAATTAGCCATTACGTTACAAGAAATTGAAATTGCTAAGAACGATATTCGAGTGCGTAAAGGCGCTTTGCTACCCACAGTAGGCATAGGTGCTGGAGCAGGAGTAGAGAAAGTAGGACGATACACTAGTCAAGGTGCGGGTGACGCTTCTACCGAAATTACTCCGGGACAAGAATTTCCTGAAGCTTTACAAGATTATAAACTGGCGGCTTATGCCCATTGGGAAGTGGATATTTGGAAAAAATTACGCAATAGCAAAAAAGCAGCCATTAGCCGTTATTTGGCTACAGTTGAAGGAAAAAACTTTGTGATTACTAATTTGATTGCTGAAATAGCGAGCTCGTATTATGAGCTGTTGGCTTACGATAACCAATTGGAGATTGTGAAACAAAGTATTGCAATTCAAAAGAATGCTTTGGAAATTGTAAAAATTCAAAAAGAAGCAGCACGTGCAACCGAATTAGCCGTTCAGAAATTTGAAGCCGAAGTGTTGACTTCAAGCAGTATGGAGTTTGATATTCTTCAAAAAATTAAAGAAACAGAGAATAAAATCAACTTTTTATTGGCCCGTTATCCACAGGAAATTAAAAGAGATAAAACAAGTTTAGTAAGCGCTTTGCCTTCACAATTGAAAGCAGGAATTCCGTCGCAATTGTTAGCGAATCGTCCGGATATTAAACAAGCCGAGTTGGAATTAGAAGCCGCCAAATTAGATGTAAAAGTGGCTAGAGCGGAGTTTTATCCTTCCTTAGATATTTCGGCTTCAGTAGGATGGAATGCGTTCAAATCGTCGTATTTGTTTAAAACACCCGAATCCTTATTGTATTCTCTAGTAGGAGATGTAGCAGCTCCTTTAATCAATAGAAATGCGATTAAAGCTGAGTTTAAAAGTGCCAACTCACGCCAACTCCAAGCCTTGTACAATTATGAGAAAACGATTTTAAATGCCTATCTAGAAGTAGTTAATCAATTATCTAAAGTGGATAATTTACAAAAAAGCTTCAGTTTGAAAACCCAACGAGTAGGAGCTTTGGACCGTTCTATTTCGGTTTCTAATGATTTGTTCAAATCAGCACGAGCAGATTATTTTGAAGTGTTGATGACCCAACGAGATGCTTTAGAAGCAAAATTAGAATTGGTAGATACCCAAAAAGAGCTAATTAACGCCTCAGTATATGTTTACAGAGACTTAGGCGGTGGTTGGAAATAA
- a CDS encoding substrate-binding domain-containing protein, producing MTSLKIVGVPEHFNLPWHICLEKGEFKKENIDLQWTDVPEGTGKMCQMLRDGSADIAVILTEGILKDIVNGNPSKIVQVYVKSSLIWGIHVAAQSNYQTLADLENTKVAISRLGSGSQLMAYVNAKNQGWNTNELQFEIVNTIDGAVTALTEGTADYFMWEHFMTKPLVDNGIFRRLADSPTPWPCFVIAVREEILATQPEAIATLLDIINAKTRDFKAIPNISDRLATTYHQKIEDINEWLTLTEWSQEKIDLALLDQIQKQLLELHIIDTILPAARLV from the coding sequence ATGACTTCTTTAAAGATTGTTGGCGTTCCGGAACATTTCAATTTGCCTTGGCATATTTGCCTTGAGAAAGGCGAATTTAAAAAAGAAAACATCGATTTGCAATGGACTGATGTCCCTGAAGGAACGGGTAAAATGTGCCAAATGCTTCGCGATGGAAGTGCTGATATTGCAGTGATTTTAACCGAAGGCATCCTCAAGGATATTGTTAATGGAAATCCGTCTAAAATAGTTCAAGTATATGTAAAATCGTCATTAATATGGGGGATTCACGTGGCGGCTCAATCCAATTACCAAACGCTGGCTGATTTAGAAAATACCAAAGTAGCCATTTCACGCCTAGGTTCAGGCTCGCAATTGATGGCCTATGTCAATGCCAAAAACCAAGGTTGGAACACTAACGAATTACAATTTGAAATTGTCAACACCATTGATGGCGCAGTAACTGCTTTGACCGAGGGTACGGCTGATTATTTTATGTGGGAACATTTTATGACGAAACCACTAGTGGATAACGGGATTTTTAGACGCCTAGCCGACAGCCCTACTCCTTGGCCATGCTTTGTGATTGCCGTTCGCGAAGAAATCCTAGCTACACAGCCCGAAGCCATTGCAACACTTCTTGATATTATTAATGCCAAAACACGAGATTTTAAAGCCATACCCAACATTTCAGACCGTTTAGCCACTACCTACCATCAAAAAATAGAAGACATTAACGAATGGTTAACCTTAACCGAATGGTCTCAAGAAAAAATAGATTTAGCTTTGCTGGATCAAATTCAAAAGCAATTGTTAGAGTTACACATTATTGATACGATCCTTCCTGCAGCACGGTTGGTATAA
- a CDS encoding nucleoside phosphorylase translates to MIKSSELILNPDGNVYHLNLKPENIAHDIIFVGDPDRVGKITQFFDSIEFSIQKREFKTQTGIYKGKRLTVLSTGIGPDNIDIVLNELDALVNIDLNTRQPKEQLTSLNIIRIGTSGSIQADIPVDSFVLSQFGIGLDNMLRSYIVDAVTHTDMEDAFMTHTQWDVRKGRPYAIACSETLEKRIESNQMHKGITCTIGGFYGPQGRVLRLPIQDSDLNSKMDNFEFKGNRITNLEMETTAIYGLSALLGHNALSLNAIIANRASGTFSEDPTKAVDELIAYTLDKLAQ, encoded by the coding sequence ATGATAAAATCATCAGAATTGATATTAAATCCAGACGGAAATGTGTATCACTTGAATCTGAAACCCGAAAATATTGCCCACGATATTATTTTTGTTGGTGATCCTGATCGTGTGGGAAAAATCACGCAATTCTTTGATAGTATCGAGTTTTCAATTCAAAAAAGAGAATTCAAAACTCAAACAGGGATTTATAAAGGTAAACGATTAACGGTACTTTCTACCGGAATTGGCCCGGATAATATTGACATTGTCTTGAACGAATTAGACGCCTTGGTGAATATTGATTTGAACACGCGTCAGCCTAAAGAACAATTAACTTCTTTGAATATTATTCGCATTGGAACCTCAGGCTCCATTCAAGCGGATATTCCTGTGGATAGCTTTGTGTTGTCTCAATTCGGAATTGGTTTAGACAATATGTTGCGATCCTATATAGTCGATGCCGTAACGCATACTGATATGGAAGACGCTTTTATGACTCACACCCAATGGGATGTGCGCAAAGGGCGACCTTATGCGATTGCTTGTTCTGAAACCTTGGAAAAAAGAATAGAAAGCAACCAAATGCACAAAGGAATCACATGCACTATTGGTGGGTTTTACGGTCCTCAAGGACGTGTATTGCGTTTACCTATTCAAGATAGTGATTTGAATTCCAAAATGGACAACTTTGAGTTTAAAGGCAACCGAATTACCAATCTCGAAATGGAAACGACTGCTATATACGGACTTTCGGCCTTGTTAGGACATAATGCATTGTCCTTGAATGCTATTATTGCCAATAGAGCTAGTGGTACTTTCAGCGAAGACCCTACCAAAGCGGTTGATGAATTGATTGCTTATACCTTAGATAAACTAGCTCAATAA
- a CDS encoding translation initiation factor, which produces MDLQEQLKNLFPDHQISNEPEAVAENEHELYVQSEPMICKFEKRKGKPTTIIAGYEGADEDFKILAKEIKSKLAVGGTFKDGEIIIQGDYRDRIMKMLQEKGFKTKRVGG; this is translated from the coding sequence ATGGACTTACAAGAACAATTAAAAAACCTATTCCCTGATCACCAAATTTCAAATGAGCCTGAAGCGGTTGCCGAAAACGAACATGAATTATACGTTCAATCGGAGCCTATGATTTGTAAGTTCGAAAAACGGAAAGGAAAACCCACCACTATAATTGCAGGATATGAAGGTGCTGACGAAGATTTCAAAATTTTAGCTAAAGAGATAAAAAGCAAACTCGCTGTGGGTGGAACGTTCAAAGACGGAGAAATTATCATTCAAGGTGACTATCGCGATAGAATTATGAAAATGCTACAAGAAAAAGGTTTTAAAACCAAACGCGTAGGTGGATAA
- a CDS encoding isopenicillin N synthase family dioxygenase — protein MQNIPSVDLRDFLSDDPTRKQKFVNEIGKAYEDIGFVALKGHFLDDQLVENLYSEVRNFFSLPLETKLQYEIPGIGGQRGYVSFGKEHAKGRSAGDLKEFWHFGQYVSDNSKYANEYPKNVTVNELANFNSTGKEAYQMLEKTGVYVLRALALHIGLDEFYFDNFIKDGNSILRPIHYPPITDEPKDGAVRAAAHGDINLITLLMGAQGKGLQVQNHNGDWIDAMAQPDELMINVGDMLSRHTNNKLKSTIHQVVNPPRELWGTSRYSIPFFMHPVSDMPLNCLEQCIDATHPKQFEDITAGEYLNERLVELGLIKK, from the coding sequence ATGCAAAACATTCCTAGTGTTGACTTGCGTGATTTCCTGTCGGATGACCCGACACGTAAACAAAAATTTGTAAATGAAATCGGAAAAGCCTACGAAGATATTGGCTTCGTAGCATTAAAAGGACATTTTTTAGATGACCAATTAGTAGAAAATTTGTATAGTGAAGTTCGAAATTTCTTTTCGTTGCCACTAGAAACCAAATTACAGTATGAAATTCCAGGAATTGGCGGACAACGCGGTTATGTTTCTTTTGGAAAAGAACATGCTAAAGGACGCTCTGCTGGAGATTTAAAAGAGTTTTGGCACTTTGGTCAATACGTGAGTGACAATTCAAAATACGCTAACGAATATCCTAAAAACGTTACAGTTAACGAATTGGCTAATTTCAATTCAACAGGAAAAGAAGCGTACCAAATGCTTGAAAAAACAGGAGTGTATGTTTTAAGAGCTTTGGCTTTACACATTGGTTTGGACGAATTCTATTTTGACAATTTCATCAAAGACGGAAACAGTATTTTACGACCAATTCACTACCCGCCTATTACTGACGAACCTAAAGATGGAGCAGTTCGTGCTGCTGCTCATGGTGATATCAACTTGATTACGCTATTAATGGGCGCTCAAGGAAAAGGCTTACAAGTCCAAAATCATAATGGTGATTGGATTGATGCCATGGCGCAACCTGATGAATTAATGATTAATGTCGGTGATATGTTATCCAGACACACTAACAATAAATTAAAATCAACTATTCATCAAGTGGTAAACCCACCTAGAGAATTATGGGGAACGTCTCGTTATTCGATTCCTTTCTTCATGCATCCTGTTAGCGATATGCCACTGAATTGTTTGGAACAATGCATTGATGCTACACACCCAAAACAGTTTGAGGACATTACTGCTGGAGAATACCTGAATGAACGATTAGTGGAATTAGGATTGATTAAAAAATAA
- a CDS encoding 2-isopropylmalate synthase has product MNKDKVQIFDTTLRDGEQVPGCKLDTAQKLIIASRLDEMGVDIIEAGFPVSSPGDFLSVSEISKIVKNASVCGLTRAVKNDIDVAAQALQHAKKPRIHTGIGTSESHIIHKLNTTKEDIIARAKAAVAHAKSYVEDVEFYAEDAGRTDNAFLAQVCEEVIRSGATVLNIPDTTGYCLPDEYGAKIKYLKENVKGIDNVTISCHCHNDLGMATANSIAGAINGARQIECTINGIGERAGNTALEEVVMIFKQHPYLNLYTDVNAKQLNEMSRLVSDSMGMIVQPNKAIVGSNAFAHSSGIHQDGVIKNRATYEIIDPLEVGVNESSIILTARSGRAALAYRAKKVGYELTKLQLDIAYAEFLKFADIKKEVVDEDIHQIVEASNCLQA; this is encoded by the coding sequence ATGAATAAAGATAAAGTTCAAATTTTTGACACCACCTTAAGAGACGGCGAACAGGTCCCAGGATGCAAGTTAGATACTGCTCAAAAGTTAATTATTGCCAGTCGATTAGACGAAATGGGTGTTGATATTATCGAAGCGGGATTTCCCGTCTCAAGTCCTGGAGATTTTTTATCTGTTTCAGAAATTAGTAAGATTGTAAAAAACGCTTCGGTTTGTGGGTTAACCAGAGCTGTTAAGAATGATATTGATGTTGCTGCTCAAGCACTTCAACATGCTAAAAAACCCCGCATTCACACAGGTATTGGTACTTCAGAATCGCATATTATTCATAAATTAAATACAACAAAAGAAGACATCATTGCAAGAGCTAAAGCGGCTGTTGCTCACGCAAAATCGTATGTAGAAGATGTAGAATTCTATGCTGAAGATGCGGGTAGAACGGATAATGCATTCTTAGCGCAAGTTTGTGAAGAAGTAATCAGATCAGGAGCTACGGTACTTAATATCCCTGATACTACTGGATATTGTTTACCAGATGAGTACGGAGCAAAAATTAAATATCTTAAAGAAAACGTAAAAGGAATTGATAATGTGACTATTTCGTGTCACTGTCATAATGATTTGGGAATGGCCACTGCCAATTCAATTGCGGGAGCCATTAACGGAGCTCGTCAAATTGAATGTACTATTAATGGTATTGGAGAAAGAGCAGGAAATACTGCTTTGGAAGAAGTTGTAATGATCTTCAAACAACATCCGTATTTAAATTTGTATACTGATGTCAATGCTAAACAATTGAACGAAATGAGTCGTTTGGTTTCTGACAGCATGGGAATGATAGTACAGCCTAATAAAGCAATTGTTGGTTCAAATGCTTTTGCACACAGCTCCGGTATTCATCAAGACGGTGTAATCAAAAATAGAGCGACTTACGAGATTATAGATCCTTTAGAGGTAGGAGTTAATGAATCATCAATTATACTTACAGCTAGAAGTGGTAGAGCTGCTTTGGCGTATCGTGCTAAAAAAGTCGGGTATGAGTTGACTAAGTTACAATTGGATATCGCCTATGCTGAATTCTTGAAGTTTGCCGATATTAAGAAAGAAGTTGTAGATGAAGATATTCATCAAATTGTAGAAGCAAGCAACTGTTTACAAGCTTAA
- the leuB gene encoding 3-isopropylmalate dehydrogenase has translation MNLKIAVLSGDGIGPEVTLQAKKALHAIGVVYNHEFVFEDAYIGAIAIEKTGKPLPEQTLNLCRNTDSILFGAIGDSKYDNDPSAKIRPEQGLLKLRKELGLFANIRPIKAYPKLMNSSPIKKEVLQGTDFVVYRELNGGMYFGEKHTNEEGTYASDLCEYNEEEIVKISHLAFKAAQNRRKKVTLVDKANVLETSRLWRRVVTEVAKEYPDVTLEFLYIDNASMQIIVNPRQFDILLTDNLFGDILSDEASVISGSIGLMSSASIGEKYSLFEPIHGCYTEARGKNIANPIASILSVALLLEHFGLVTESKKVIAAVEKAIVSNVVTVDLKVDSQFGTNEVGDFISNYILNEGDLYFKKDFVQLGQSTIV, from the coding sequence ATGAATTTAAAAATAGCAGTACTTTCAGGTGACGGAATAGGTCCAGAGGTTACTTTGCAAGCTAAAAAAGCATTGCATGCTATTGGTGTGGTGTACAATCACGAGTTTGTTTTTGAGGATGCTTACATTGGTGCGATTGCTATCGAAAAAACAGGAAAACCACTTCCAGAACAAACGTTGAATTTATGTAGAAATACGGATTCCATTCTGTTTGGCGCTATTGGTGATTCTAAATACGATAATGATCCTTCAGCAAAGATAAGACCGGAGCAAGGATTACTTAAATTACGTAAAGAGTTAGGTTTGTTTGCTAATATTCGACCTATTAAAGCATATCCAAAGTTGATGAATTCATCACCTATTAAAAAAGAAGTACTTCAAGGTACTGATTTTGTGGTATATAGAGAACTAAATGGCGGAATGTACTTTGGAGAAAAACATACGAATGAAGAAGGAACGTATGCTTCTGATTTGTGTGAATATAACGAAGAAGAAATTGTAAAGATTTCGCATTTGGCTTTCAAAGCAGCACAAAACCGACGTAAAAAAGTAACTTTGGTAGACAAAGCCAATGTTTTAGAAACCTCAAGATTATGGAGAAGAGTGGTTACTGAAGTTGCCAAAGAATACCCTGATGTTACTTTAGAGTTTTTGTATATAGACAATGCTTCGATGCAAATTATTGTCAATCCTAGACAATTTGATATCTTATTGACCGATAATTTATTTGGAGATATTTTGTCAGATGAAGCTAGTGTAATTTCGGGTTCTATCGGATTGATGTCGTCAGCTTCAATAGGAGAAAAGTACTCTTTATTTGAGCCAATTCATGGTTGTTATACGGAAGCACGTGGAAAAAATATAGCTAATCCAATTGCGTCAATACTTTCTGTGGCCTTATTATTAGAACATTTTGGTTTGGTCACCGAATCAAAAAAAGTAATTGCTGCGGTGGAGAAAGCAATAGTAAGCAATGTCGTGACCGTCGATTTGAAAGTAGATTCTCAATTTGGAACTAATGAAGTAGGGGATTTTATTTCTAACTATATCCTAAATGAAGGAGATTTGTATTTCAAAAAAGATTTTGTTCAATTAGGGCAATCAACAATAGTATAA
- the ilvD gene encoding dihydroxy-acid dehydratase has protein sequence MELNKYSKIITQDETQPASQAMLYGIGLTEEDLKKAQVGIVSMGYDGNTCNMHLNDLAKEIKNGVWDADLVGLIFNTIGVSDGISNGNDGMRFSLVSRDIIADSIEAVMGAQWYDAMIAVPGCDKNMPGSVMAMGRVNRPSIMVYGGSIHPGKWKGESLNIVSAFEALGKKFNNTITPEDFKGVIQNACPGAGACGGMYTANTMSSAIEALGMSLPYSSSNPALSPEKKQECIDAGKAIRILLEKDIKPRDIMTRKAFENAITMVAVLGGSTNAVMHLIAIAHSVGIELTLKDFQDISDRTPLLADLKPSGKYLMEDLHDVGGVPAVMKYLLKEGFLHGDCLTVTGKTLAENLASVPDLNDGQEVVYEIQKALKPTGNIQILYGNIATEGCVAKISGKEGEFFEGTAIVYENEYDAIKGIKGGEVQPGNVVVIRYCGPKGGPGMPEMLKPTSAIMGAGLGSSVALITDGRFSGGSHGFVVGHVTPEAHEGGAIALIQNGDVITIDAVKNTIDLKISDEEMAKRKANWVQPPLKVSQGVLLKYARAVSSASTGCVTDK, from the coding sequence ATGGAATTAAATAAATATAGCAAGATAATCACGCAAGACGAAACACAACCCGCTTCTCAAGCCATGTTGTATGGAATTGGATTAACTGAAGAAGATCTTAAAAAAGCACAGGTTGGAATTGTGAGCATGGGGTATGATGGAAATACCTGTAACATGCACTTGAATGATTTAGCTAAGGAAATCAAAAATGGAGTTTGGGATGCTGATTTAGTCGGATTGATTTTTAATACCATTGGAGTAAGTGACGGTATTTCTAATGGAAATGACGGAATGCGTTTTTCATTAGTATCTAGAGATATTATTGCCGATTCTATTGAAGCGGTTATGGGAGCGCAATGGTATGATGCCATGATTGCAGTACCTGGTTGTGATAAAAATATGCCCGGTTCTGTAATGGCTATGGGTAGAGTAAATCGTCCATCAATAATGGTGTATGGAGGATCCATTCATCCTGGAAAGTGGAAAGGAGAATCGTTGAATATCGTTTCTGCTTTTGAAGCATTAGGGAAGAAATTCAACAATACGATTACCCCAGAAGATTTTAAAGGAGTGATTCAAAATGCATGTCCAGGGGCAGGTGCTTGTGGTGGAATGTACACTGCTAATACAATGTCATCAGCTATTGAAGCATTAGGAATGAGTTTGCCTTATAGTTCTTCTAATCCGGCGTTAAGTCCAGAAAAAAAACAAGAATGTATTGATGCTGGGAAAGCCATTAGAATTTTATTAGAAAAAGACATTAAACCTAGAGACATTATGACTCGTAAAGCATTTGAAAATGCCATTACGATGGTCGCAGTTTTAGGCGGTTCTACCAATGCAGTAATGCACTTAATTGCTATTGCACATTCAGTTGGAATTGAATTGACATTGAAAGATTTCCAAGATATTAGTGACAGAACACCTTTGTTGGCTGACTTAAAACCTAGCGGAAAATACTTGATGGAAGATTTACATGATGTCGGTGGTGTTCCTGCCGTAATGAAATATTTATTAAAAGAAGGTTTCCTACACGGCGATTGTTTAACTGTAACAGGAAAAACGTTAGCCGAAAACTTGGCATCCGTTCCTGATTTGAATGATGGACAAGAGGTAGTGTACGAAATTCAAAAAGCATTAAAACCTACAGGAAATATTCAAATTCTATACGGAAATATTGCAACTGAAGGTTGTGTAGCAAAAATTAGTGGTAAAGAAGGAGAATTTTTTGAAGGTACTGCTATTGTATATGAAAATGAATACGATGCAATTAAAGGCATAAAAGGTGGTGAAGTACAGCCTGGAAATGTAGTTGTTATTCGCTATTGTGGTCCAAAAGGAGGTCCTGGAATGCCAGAGATGTTAAAACCAACTTCAGCGATTATGGGGGCGGGATTAGGAAGCAGTGTAGCTTTAATCACTGACGGCCGTTTCTCGGGAGGTTCTCACGGTTTTGTTGTGGGTCACGTAACTCCTGAAGCTCATGAAGGTGGAGCTATTGCTTTAATTCAAAACGGAGATGTAATAACAATTGATGCGGTCAAAAACACAATTGATTTGAAAATTTCTGACGAAGAAATGGCTAAAAGAAAAGCCAATTGGGTACAACCGCCATTGAAAGTATCACAAGGGGTATTGCTAAAATATGCAAGAGCAGTTTCAAGCGCCTCAACAGGTTGCGTAACTGATAAATAA
- the ilvB gene encoding biosynthetic-type acetolactate synthase large subunit — MRISGAEAVIRCLLEEGVNLVYGYPGGAIMPVYDELYKFREELHHVLVRHEQGATHAAQGFARATGKVGVAIATSGPGATNLVTGIADAQIDSTPLVCITGQVGKHLLGSDAFQETDIISISTPVTKWNYQITEAHEIPEVIAKAFYIAKSGRPGPVLIDITKNAQFDELDFSYKKCTGIRSYIPKPTLKIEQVKAAAAIINGAKKPMIVFGQGIILGEAEAELKAIIEKTGIPAAWTILGLSALPTDHPLNVGMVGMHGNYAPNVLTNECDVLIALGMRFDDRVTGNLDTYAKQAKIIHFEIDPAEVDKNVKTDVAVLGDVKETLAALLPLVDSKTHESWHNEFKEKYEIELDAVISEELKPNKEGISMGEAIEMINKHSKGDAIMVSDVGQHQMFTCRYSKFNLTKSNITSGGLGTMGFALPAAIGAKMGRPDREVVAIIGDGGFQMTIQELGTIFQTQVPVKIVVLNNEFLGMVRQWQQLFFDKRYASTEMINPNFIAIAEGYYIKAKKVTKREDLDAAVAEMMASKESYFLEVLVEKENNVFPMIPTGASVSDIRLS; from the coding sequence ATGAGAATATCAGGTGCAGAAGCCGTTATTAGATGCTTATTAGAAGAAGGAGTAAACTTGGTTTATGGTTACCCAGGCGGTGCTATTATGCCAGTTTATGACGAATTATATAAATTCAGAGAAGAATTACATCATGTTTTGGTACGCCATGAGCAAGGCGCAACCCATGCTGCTCAAGGATTTGCTAGAGCTACTGGTAAAGTGGGAGTAGCTATTGCAACTTCAGGACCAGGGGCTACCAATTTAGTTACTGGAATTGCGGATGCGCAAATTGATTCTACACCTTTAGTATGTATAACTGGACAAGTAGGAAAACATTTGTTGGGTTCAGATGCATTCCAAGAAACAGATATTATTAGTATTTCGACTCCAGTAACCAAATGGAATTACCAAATTACGGAAGCTCATGAAATCCCAGAAGTTATCGCAAAAGCATTTTATATCGCAAAATCAGGTCGTCCAGGTCCAGTATTAATTGATATTACTAAAAATGCGCAATTTGATGAATTGGATTTCAGTTATAAAAAATGTACTGGTATTAGAAGTTACATTCCAAAGCCAACCTTAAAGATTGAGCAAGTTAAAGCCGCAGCAGCAATAATTAATGGCGCAAAAAAACCAATGATTGTATTTGGTCAAGGAATTATTCTTGGCGAAGCAGAAGCAGAATTAAAGGCAATTATCGAAAAAACAGGAATTCCAGCAGCTTGGACGATTTTAGGCCTATCAGCATTGCCAACAGATCATCCCTTAAATGTAGGTATGGTTGGGATGCACGGAAATTATGCTCCAAATGTATTAACGAATGAGTGTGATGTTTTAATTGCATTAGGAATGCGTTTTGACGACCGTGTTACTGGAAATTTAGATACTTATGCAAAACAAGCTAAGATAATTCACTTTGAAATTGATCCTGCTGAAGTAGATAAAAATGTAAAAACAGATGTAGCTGTATTAGGGGATGTTAAAGAAACTTTAGCTGCATTATTACCTCTTGTAGATAGTAAGACACACGAATCTTGGCATAATGAATTCAAAGAAAAATACGAAATTGAATTGGATGCTGTCATTAGTGAGGAGTTGAAACCAAACAAAGAAGGAATCTCAATGGGAGAAGCTATTGAAATGATTAACAAACACTCGAAAGGAGATGCCATTATGGTTTCAGACGTGGGACAACATCAAATGTTTACCTGTCGTTATTCAAAATTCAATTTGACTAAAAGTAATATTACCTCTGGAGGTTTAGGAACAATGGGATTTGCTTTACCTGCTGCTATTGGTGCCAAAATGGGAAGACCAGATCGTGAGGTAGTTGCTATTATTGGTGATGGAGGTTTCCAAATGACAATTCAGGAATTAGGAACTATTTTTCAAACACAAGTTCCAGTGAAGATTGTAGTATTAAACAACGAATTTTTAGGAATGGTGCGTCAATGGCAACAATTGTTTTTTGACAAACGTTATGCTTCGACCGAAATGATTAATCCTAATTTTATTGCTATAGCCGAAGGCTATTATATTAAGGCAAAGAAAGTAACAAAACGTGAAGATTTGGACGCAGCAGTTGCCGAAATGATGGCTTCTAAAGAATCCTATTTCTTAGAAGTATTGGTAGAAAAAGAAAATAACGTATTTCCAATGATTCCAACAGGAGCTTCAGTTTCTGATATTCGATTAAGCTAA
- the ilvN gene encoding acetolactate synthase small subunit, whose amino-acid sequence MENKTFTISVYSENNVGLLNRISVIFLKRHINILSLNVSESEIENVSRFVIVVNTTEKWVQNIVGQIEKQIEVIKAFYHIDEETIFLESAIFKINSNLLFDERQIQNIIKESHSEMVTVSRDFFVISKSGRRSEIDELHAKLKPFGIMQFVRSGRISVSKEKMEVTSLLEELKS is encoded by the coding sequence ATGGAAAATAAAACATTCACCATTTCTGTATATTCAGAAAATAACGTAGGTCTATTAAACAGAATATCTGTGATATTCTTGAAACGACATATCAATATTTTAAGTTTAAACGTATCCGAATCGGAAATCGAAAATGTATCTCGATTTGTAATTGTAGTAAATACAACTGAAAAATGGGTACAAAATATTGTAGGTCAAATCGAAAAACAAATTGAAGTAATCAAAGCGTTTTATCACATTGATGAAGAAACTATTTTCTTAGAAAGTGCGATTTTCAAAATCAATTCGAATTTATTGTTTGATGAAAGACAAATTCAAAATATTATTAAAGAAAGTCATTCTGAAATGGTTACCGTTTCGAGAGATTTTTTTGTGATATCAAAATCAGGACGTCGTTCAGAAATTGATGAATTACATGCAAAATTAAAACCTTTCGGAATCATGCAATTTGTGCGTTCAGGAAGAATTTCGGTTTCCAAAGAAAAAATGGAAGTTACCAGTTTATTAGAAGAATTAAAATCATAA